The Malus domestica chromosome 13, GDT2T_hap1 genome includes a window with the following:
- the LOC114820473 gene encoding isoamylase 1, chloroplastic: MAQQQLTKCSTWPTAPNLRLPRQNPQRFAFPNAGHRNPNQKSLNWRMRGFGGDAPAVAVKASNGGAGTELAETAVVVDRPKLRRFQVSDGYPSPFGATARDGGVNFAVYSGSAVSVTLCLITLSDLEEDIVTEQIPLDASTNKSGNVWHVLLKGDFKDTLYGYKFDGKFSPEEGHYYDSSRIVLDPYAKAVIRRGEFRKLGPDGNCWPQMAGTVPSFNDQFDWEGDLPLKYPQKDLIIYEMHVRGFTRHESSATEFPGTYLGLVDNLDHLKELGINCLELMPCHEFNELEYFSYNSVLGDYKVNFWGYSTVNYFSPMIRYSSAGIRNCGRDAISEVKFLIREAHKRGIEVIMDVVFNHTAEGNENGPILSFRGADNSVYYMLAPKGEFYNYSGCGNTFNCNHPVVRQFIVDCLRYWVTEMHVDGFRFDLASIMTRGSSLWDAINVYGSAIEGDLLTTGTPLATPPLVDMISNDPILHGVKLVAEAWDAGGLYQVGMFPHWGNWSEWNGKYRDTVRQFIKGTDGFSGALAECLCGSPNLYQEGGRPWSSVNFVCAHDGFTLADLVTYNNKHNLANGEDNNDGESHNNSWNCGQEGEFASISVKKLRKRQMRNFFVCLMVSQGVPMLCMGDEYGHTKGGNNNTYCHDNYINYFRWDKKEESSSDFFRFCCLMTKFRQECESLGLNDFPTAERLQWHGHAPGVPDWSDTSRFVAFTLVDSVKRELYIAFNASHLAVTISLPERPGYRWEPLVDTSKCTPFDFLSSDVPERDTAVKQYAHFLDANLYPMLSYSSIILLLSPVEDS; this comes from the exons ATGGCGCAACAGCAGCTAACCAAGTGCAGCACCTGGCCCACCGCTCCCAATCTCCGTCTTCCCCGCCAAAACCCCCAGCGCTTTGCCTTTCCTAATGCCGGGCACCGGAATCCCAATCAGAAGAGTTTGAATTGGCGGATGCGAGGGTTTGGCGGTGATGCTCCGGCGGTGGCGGTGAAGGCGAGTAATGGCGGGGCAGGGACTGAGCTGGCGGAGACTGCGGTGGTGGTCGACAGGCCGAAACTGCGTCGTTTTCAAGTGTCCGATGGGTATCCGAGTCCGTTCGGTGCCACGGCGCGTGATGGCGGGGTCAACTTCGCCGTCTATTCCGGCAGTGCGGTTTCCGTCACTCTCTGTTTGATCACTCTCTCCGATTTAGAGGAG GATATAGTTACTGAGCAGATTCCGCTTGATGCTTCGACCAACAAGTCTGGAAATGTGTGGCATGTACTTCTCAAGGGAGATTTCAAAGATACCCTTTATGGTTACAAATTTGATGGGAAGTTTTCGCCCGAAGAGGGACACTACTATGACTCTTCTAGAATTGTATTGGATCCTTATGCAAAG GCAGTTATCCGCAGAGGAGAATTCCGCAAGCTAGGTCCTGATGGTAACTGCTGGCCTCAAATGGCTGGAACGGTACCTTCTTTTAATGATCAG TTCGACTGGGAAGGAGATTTACCACTGAAGTATCCACAAAAAGACCTTATCATATATGAAATGCATGTGCGTGGGTTCACAAGGCATGAATCAAGTGCGACTGAGTTTCCTGGTACATACCTTGGTTTGGTGGACAATCTTGATCATTTAAAG gAGCTCGGGATCAACTGTTTAGAGTTAATGCCATGTCATGAGTTCAACGAGTTGGAGTACTTCAGCTACAATTCTGTCTTGGGTGACTATAA gGTAAATTTTTGGGGATACTCGACTGTCAATTACTTTTCACCAATGATAAGATATTCATCTGCTGGCATACGTAATTGTGGCCGTGATGCAATAAGTGAAGTCAAGTTTCTTATTAGAGAAGCACATAAACGTGGAATTGAG GTGATCATGGATGTCGTTTTCAATCACACAGCTGAAGGGAATGAAAATGGTCCCATTTTGTCTTTTAGAGGTGCTGATAATAGTGTCTATTACATGCTTGCGCCTAAG ggAGAGTTCTATAATTATTCGGGATGCGGTAACACATTCAATTGCAACCATCCTGTTGTGCGCCAGTTTATTGTAGACTGCTTGAG ATATTGGGTAACAGAGATGCATGTGGATGGGTTCCGCTTTGATCTTGCTTCTATTATGACTAGGGGTAGCAG TCTCTGGGATGCAATTAATGTATATGGGAGTGCAATAGAAGGTGACTTGTTGACAACGGGAACCCCTCTTGCTACCCCACCATTGGTTGACATGATAAGTAATGACCCAATCCTTCATGGAGTGAAG CTTGTAGCTGAAGCATGGGATGCAGGAGGCCTGTACCAAGTTGGCATGTTTCCTCACTGGGGTAATTGGTCAGAATGGAATGGGAAG TATCGTGACACAGTGCGGCAGTTTATCAAGGGTACAGATGGCTTTTCTGGGGCTTTGGCTGAATGCCTTTGTGGGAGCCCCAACTTATATCAG GAAGGGGGGAGGCCATGGAGTAGTGTCAATTTTGTTTGTGCACACGACGGTTTTACTTTAGCTGATTTAGTAACCTATAACAACAAACATAACCTGGCAAATGGAGAAGACAACAATGACGGAGAGAGTCATAATAATAGCTGGAACTGTGGACAG GAGGGAGAGTTTGCAAGCATTTCGGTGAAGAAATTGAGGAAGCGACAAATGCGGAATTTTTTTGTCTGCCTCATGGTCTCCCAA GGTGTCCCAATGCTGTGTATGGGTGATGAATACGGCCATACAAAAGGAGGAAACAACAACACATATTGCCAtgacaattat ATTAATTACTTTCGGTGGGATAAGAAAGAAGAGTCCTCATCAGACTTTTTCAGATTTTGCTGCCTCATGACCAAATTCCGCCA GGAATGCGAGTCACTTGGGTTAAATGACTTCCCAACAGCAGAGAGGCTGCAGTGGCATGGTCATGCTCCAGGGGTGCCAGACTGGTCTGACACAAGCCGCTTTGTTGCCTTTACTCTG GTGGACTCTGTGAAGAGAGAGCTGTATATTGCTTTCAATGCCAGCCACTTAGCCGTGACCATTTCTCTGCCAGAGAGGCCTGGATACAGATGGGAGCCCTTGGTCGACACCAGCAAGTGCACACCATTTGACTTCCTTTCTAGTGACGTCCCAGAAAGAGATACCGCAGTTAAGCAGTATGCTCACTTTCTCGATGCCAATTTATATCCCATGCTAAGTTATTCTTCAATCATCCTATTACTCTCTCCCGTTGAAGATTCTTAG
- the LOC114820474 gene encoding uncharacterized protein, with protein MEDYFVSDRMLMKTMKKKRKEVEELDQVNEDFSDFSLSSPARKIRRLDAHLPPIMEEEEAEFAVAPNQVKLEAPVIEELPSENHEKAIVLFKPVSCPPVFSLRSDLISGFKDQFLCSSHYDLRQSAEEDDETVQNKANRCKAVVPWVPSQLPPVPSMEVSQQSEAPGELMEAEEMGTATMEIEEESTEGQGMANVYGGGMWTSNEGFPEWQQQHCMIPQPPQNTTTPITWFR; from the exons ATGGAGGACTACTTTGTCTCAGACCGAATGCTGATGAAAACgatgaagaaaaagaggaaggaggTGGAGGAGCTTGACCAAGTCAACGAAGACTTCTCCgacttctctctttcttctcccgCCAGAAAGATTCGCCGCCTG GATGCTCATTTGCCGCCTAtcatggaggaggaggaggcggaGTTTGCGGTGGCTCCGAATCAGGTGAAATTAGAAGCTCCAGTTATCGAGGAGTTGCCGTCAGAAAACCATGAGAAGGCCATTGTGCTCTTCAAGCCTGTCAGTTGCCCTCCCGTCTTCTCTCTTCGTTCCGATTTGATTTCCGGCTTCAAGG ACCAATTTCTGTGCTCCAGCCATTATGATCTGAGACAATCAGCAGAGGAAGATGACGAGACGGTGCAAAACAAGGCGAATCGATGTAAAGCTGTTGTTCCATGGGTTCCAAGCCAGCTTCCGCCTGTGCCATCAATGGAGGTTTCGCAGCAATCTGAGGCCCCGGGAGAGCTGATGGAGGCTGAAGAGATGGGAACAGCAACAATGGAGATTGAAGAGGAGAGCACAGAAGGACAAGGCATGGCTAACGTGTATGGCGGGGGTATGTGGACGAGTAATGAAGGGTTTCCTGAGTGGCAGCAGCAGCATTGTATGATCCCACAGCCTCCACAAAACACCACCACACCTATCACTTGGTTCCGATGA
- the LOC103414767 gene encoding ethanolamine-phosphate cytidylyltransferase-like isoform X2, which produces MEYETNNWIWDGMYNHPHVFGGLMLTAALLGLSTSYFGGITVPQLPYLWSESGIFHKKKCDKKRIRVYMDGCFDLMHYGHANALRQAKALGDELVVGVVSDEEIIANKGPPVLSMEERLALVSGLKWVDEVIPNAPYEITEQFMGRLFNEHKIDYIIHGDDPCLLPDGTDAYALAKKAGRYKQIKRTEGVSSTDIVGRILASLKETDGKDQNGTSLQKSPESQPKTANLSQFLPTSRRIVQFSNGKGPGPNARVVYIDGAFDLFHAGHVEILKNARQLGDFLLVGIHNDETVCEHRGKHPIMHLHERSLSVLGCRYVDEVIIGAPWEVTLDMSTCS; this is translated from the exons ATGGAATATGAAACTAACAACTGGATTTGGGATGGAATGTACAACCACCCACATGTATTTGGCGGTCTAATGCTGACGGCAGCCTTGCTCGGCCTGTCCACGAGCTATTTTGGTGGAATTACAGTTCCCCAGTTGCCTTATTTATGGTCTGAATCTGGGATCTTCCACAAGAAGAAATGTGATAAGAAGCGCATTCGGGTTTACATGGATGGTTGCTTTGATCTCATGCATTATGGTCATGCGAATGCCTTGAGGCAAGCCAAGGCTTTGGGAGATGAGTTGGTGGTGGGCGTAGTTAGCGACGAGGAGATTATTGCCAATAAAGGTCCACCTGTTTTATCCATGGAAGAGAG ACTGGCTCTCGTAAGTGGTTTGAAGTGGGTGGATGAAGTCATACCCAATGCTCCTTATGAAATTACTGAGCAATTCATGGGCAGACTCTTCAACGAGCATAAGATTGACTATATCATACATGGTGATGACCCTTGCCTGCTGCCAGATGGAACTGATGCTTATGCCTTGGCGAAAAAAGCTGGTCGCTACAAGCAAATTAAACGCACTGAAGGTGTCTCCAGCACAGATATTGTAG GGAGGATACTTGCTTCTCTAAAGGAGACAGATGGTAAAGATCAAAATGGTACTTCCTTGCAAAAATCCCCAGAAAGTCAACCCAAGACTGCCAATTTATCTCAATTTCTGCCAACATCCCGACGGATTGTGCAATTCTCTAATGGAAAG GGACCTGGACCAAATGCTCGTGTTGTGTACATTGATGGGGCATTTGATCTCTTTCATGCAGGACATGTTGAG ATCTTGAAGAATGCTAGGCAGCTCGGAGACTTTCTACTAGTTGGCATCCACAATGATGAGACTGTCTG TGAACACAGAGGGAAGCATCCAATAATGCATTTACACGAACGTAGTCTTAGTGTATTGGGTTGCCGTTATGTTGATGAAGTCATCATTGGTGCTCCCTGGGAAGTTACCCTGGACATG TCAACATGTTCTTGA
- the LOC103414767 gene encoding ethanolamine-phosphate cytidylyltransferase-like isoform X1 has protein sequence MEYETNNWIWDGMYNHPHVFGGLMLTAALLGLSTSYFGGITVPQLPYLWSESGIFHKKKCDKKRIRVYMDGCFDLMHYGHANALRQAKALGDELVVGVVSDEEIIANKGPPVLSMEERLALVSGLKWVDEVIPNAPYEITEQFMGRLFNEHKIDYIIHGDDPCLLPDGTDAYALAKKAGRYKQIKRTEGVSSTDIVGRILASLKETDGKDQNGTSLQKSPESQPKTANLSQFLPTSRRIVQFSNGKGPGPNARVVYIDGAFDLFHAGHVEILKNARQLGDFLLVGIHNDETVCEHRGKHPIMHLHERSLSVLGCRYVDEVIIGAPWEVTLDMITTFNISSVVHGTVSEYNSLFTGESDPYSVPKSMGIFKLLESPKSITTSSVSQRIIANHDAYLRRNAKKKESEKKYYAQKTYVSGD, from the exons ATGGAATATGAAACTAACAACTGGATTTGGGATGGAATGTACAACCACCCACATGTATTTGGCGGTCTAATGCTGACGGCAGCCTTGCTCGGCCTGTCCACGAGCTATTTTGGTGGAATTACAGTTCCCCAGTTGCCTTATTTATGGTCTGAATCTGGGATCTTCCACAAGAAGAAATGTGATAAGAAGCGCATTCGGGTTTACATGGATGGTTGCTTTGATCTCATGCATTATGGTCATGCGAATGCCTTGAGGCAAGCCAAGGCTTTGGGAGATGAGTTGGTGGTGGGCGTAGTTAGCGACGAGGAGATTATTGCCAATAAAGGTCCACCTGTTTTATCCATGGAAGAGAG ACTGGCTCTCGTAAGTGGTTTGAAGTGGGTGGATGAAGTCATACCCAATGCTCCTTATGAAATTACTGAGCAATTCATGGGCAGACTCTTCAACGAGCATAAGATTGACTATATCATACATGGTGATGACCCTTGCCTGCTGCCAGATGGAACTGATGCTTATGCCTTGGCGAAAAAAGCTGGTCGCTACAAGCAAATTAAACGCACTGAAGGTGTCTCCAGCACAGATATTGTAG GGAGGATACTTGCTTCTCTAAAGGAGACAGATGGTAAAGATCAAAATGGTACTTCCTTGCAAAAATCCCCAGAAAGTCAACCCAAGACTGCCAATTTATCTCAATTTCTGCCAACATCCCGACGGATTGTGCAATTCTCTAATGGAAAG GGACCTGGACCAAATGCTCGTGTTGTGTACATTGATGGGGCATTTGATCTCTTTCATGCAGGACATGTTGAG ATCTTGAAGAATGCTAGGCAGCTCGGAGACTTTCTACTAGTTGGCATCCACAATGATGAGACTGTCTG TGAACACAGAGGGAAGCATCCAATAATGCATTTACACGAACGTAGTCTTAGTGTATTGGGTTGCCGTTATGTTGATGAAGTCATCATTGGTGCTCCCTGGGAAGTTACCCTGGACATG ATAACAACTTTCAACATTTCATCAGTTGTGCATGGGACAGTTTCCGAGTACAACTCCTTGTTTACT GGTGAGAGTGATCCTTATTCTGTTCCCAAGAGCATGGGGATTTTCAAATTACTAGAAAGCCCAAAAAGTATAACAACATCATCAGTATCCCAGAGGATAATTGCAAATCATGATGCTTACTTG AGACGCAATGCCAAAAAGAAGGAGAGTGAAAAGAAGTACTATGCACAGAAGACGTATGTCTCAGGAGACTAG